One genomic window of Quercus lobata isolate SW786 chromosome 9, ValleyOak3.0 Primary Assembly, whole genome shotgun sequence includes the following:
- the LOC115959784 gene encoding ubinuclein-1-like isoform X2 codes for MEEEKKKASASASASASVGGGESSASRASSSFVKAGDRQMFTVELRPGETTIVSWKKLLKDANKVNGSASTSAPEPPANAHPALESRLAPGQPTENEVTDEPGPHRFSAVIEKIERLYMGKDSSDDEDQRDLPDDDQYDTEDSFIDDAELDEYFEVDNSAIKHDGFFVNRGKLERINEPAVLPNQQPKKRRRRDLEKGHVENDDHHAPSKHVKKGKSAATKIAAMFMKDSTSPSQNLAVTSEQFQDVKFQNQLSAPGIPSKKKSVDTKTAFDPSLKASNGDASVSLAEVRDIDKQKAGAVHSKNLGDKLKDASGPFDTSHQKYMDKSAYAQSKSLSGKPLNNVDQLESSIRPKEKNGIRELSDNNFSEDKYATVQTTKVTHRKDGSNVRPKSSLEKAIRELEKMVAESRPPAVDNQEADNSSQGVKRRLPREIKLKLAKVARLAASQGRISKELLNRLMSILGHLIQLRTLKRNLKVMISMGLSAKQEKDDRFQLIKREVVEMIKTQPPSLELKAFGQQAGASDDFQELCSEEKGVLKKKFIMDVAMEDKICDLYDLFVDGLDEDAGPQIRKLYAELAQLWPNGFMDNHGIKRAICRAKERRRALYTKHKEQEKIKRKKMLVPKIEETVRVETNSIAQPQPMRERLSTETGSHGLTSANRPLPCTTAAVRAHSPSTNGPLNLDKIKQEKLKGTSSNSLDDARVSDGGVTKKKVKRKPEIELHETNFRPDKLPSQQGEEKHKPLKQAAALPPKSNIQSTALPSVEQSS; via the exons atggaggaagagaagaagaaggctTCTGCTTCTGCTTCTGCTTCTGCTTCTGTTGGTGGTGGCGAATCTTCGGCGTCGAGGGCTTCGTCGTCGTTCGTGAAGGCCGGTGACCGGCAAATGTTCACGGTGGAGCTCCGACCCGGCGAGACCACCATAGTCTCCTGGAAGAAGCTCCTGAAAGACGCTAACAAGGTCAATGGATCCGCCTCCACCTCCGCTCCTGAACCTCCCGCCAACGCTCACCCCGCCCTCGAGTCCCGCCTCGCTCCg GGACAACCGACTGAAAATGAAGTGACTGATGAACCTGGTCCGCATCGTTTTAGTGCTGTTATTGAGAAGATCGAACGTCTCTACATG GGTAAGGATAGTAGTGATGATGAAGATCAACGTGATCTTCCTGATGATGATCAGTATGATACAGAAGACTCTTTCATAGATGATGCTGAGCTG GATGAATATTTCGAAGTTGATAACTCAGCAATAAAACATGATGGTTTTTTTGTTAATAGGGGGAAGTTAGAACGCAT AAACGAACCTGCTGTATTACCTAATCAGCAACCAAAGAAAAGGCGCAGAAGAGATTTGGAAAAGGGTCATGTTGAAAATGATGATCATCATGCACCATCTAAACATGTAAAGAAGGGCAAGTCGGCAGCCACAAAGATAGCAGCAATGTTTATGAAGGACTCTACTAGTCCCTCACAAAATTTGGCTGTAACAAGTGAACAGTTTCAAGATGTGAAATTTCAGAATCAATTAAGTGCTCCTGGAATTCCTTCCAAAAAGAAATCTGTTGATACTAAAACGGCATTTGATCCTTCCTTAAAAGCATCTAATGGCGATGCTTCTGTATCCCTAGCAGAAGTCAGGGATATTGATAAGCAGAAGGCTGGAGCTGTTCATTCTAAGAACCTTGGTGACAAATTGAAAGATGCAAGTGGACCCTTTGACACTTCACACCAAAAATACATGGACAAAAGTGCTTATGCACAATCTAAATCTCTATCTGGAAAACCCTTGAACAATGTTGATCAGTTGGAATCATCAATTAggccaaaagaaaagaatggcaTTCGTGAACTGTCTGATAATAATTTCTCAGAGGACAAGTATGCAACCGTGCAAACAACA AAGGTAACACACAGAAAGGATGGTTCTAATGTTAGGCCAAAAAGCTCACTCGAAAAGGCCATTAGGGAGTTAGAGAAGATGGTTGCTGAAT CAAGGCCACCAGCTGTGGATAATCAAGAGGCAGATAATTCATCCCAGGGAGTTAAAAGGAGATTACCTAGAGAAATAAAGCTGAAGCTTGCTAAAGTTGCTAGATTAGCG GCAAGCCAAGGGAGAATATCAAAGGAGTTACTTAACCGTCTAATGAGTATTCTTGGTCATCTAATTCAGCTCAGAACATTGAAG AGAAACTTGAAAGTCATGATTAGTATGGGTCTTTCAGCAAAACAGGAGAAAGATGATAGGTTTCAACTGATAAAGAGGGAAGTAGTTGAGATGATTAAGACACAGCCACCCTCTTTGGAGTTGAAG GCATTTGGGCAGCAAGCAGGAGCATCGGATGATTTTCAAGAACTTTGTTCTGAAGAAAAAGgagtccttaaaaaaaaatttattatggaTGTTGCTATGGAGGACAAGATTTGTGATCTTTATGACCTTTTTGTTGAT GGGCTGGATGAAGATGCGGGTCCACAAATTAGAAAGTTATATGCTGAG CTTGCGCAATTGTGGCCAAATGGTTTCATGGACAACCATGGGATAAAACGAGCAATTTGTAgggcaaaagagagaaggaGGGCATTGTACACCAAACATAAG GAACAGGAGAAAatcaagaggaagaagatgttGGTACCTAAAATAGAGGAGACTGTTCGAGTTGAGACTAATTCAATAGCACAGCCGCAGCCTATGCGTGAGCGCTTATCTACTGAAACTGGCAGTCATGGGTTAACTTCAGCAAACAGGCCTCTCCCTTGTACAACTGCAGCAGTCAGGGCGCACAGTCCCTCTACGAATGGTCCTCTTAACCTGGACAAGATAAAACAAGAAAAGTTGAAGGGAACATCAAGCAATTCGCTGGATGATGCAAGGGTGTCTGATGGTGGAGTGACAAAGAAGAAGGTAAAGAGGAAGCCGGAAATCGAGTTGCATGAAACTAATTTCCGTCCAGATAAGTTACCTTCCCAACAGGGAGAAGAAAAACACAAGCCCCTCAAGCAGGCTGCAGCTCTTCCCCCAAAATCAAACATTCAGTCAACTGCGCTTCCAAGTGTTGAACAGTCCAGCTGA
- the LOC115959784 gene encoding ubinuclein-1-like isoform X3 encodes MEEEKKKASASASASASVGGGESSASRASSSFVKAGDRQMFTVELRPGETTIVSWKKLLKDANKVNGSASTSAPEPPANAHPALESRLAPGQPTENEVTDEPGPHRFSAVIEKIERLYMGKDSSDDEDQRDLPDDDQYDTEDSFIDDAELDEYFEVDNSAIKHDGFFVNRGKLERINEPAVLPNQQPKKRRRRDLEKGHVENDDHHAPSKHVKKGKSAATKIAAMFMKDSTSPSQNLAVTSEQFQDVKFQNQLSAPGIPSKKKSVDTKTAFDPSLKASNGDASVSLAEVRDIDKQKAGAVHSKNLGDKLKDASGPFDTSHQKYMDKSAYAQSKSLSGKPLNNVDQLESSIRPKEKNGIRELSDNNFSEDKYATVQTTKVTHRKDGSNVRPKSSLEKAIRELEKMVAESRPPAVDNQEADNSSQGVKRRLPREIKLKLAKVARLAQASQGRISKELLNRLMSILGHLIQLRTLKRNLKVMISMGLSAKQEKDDRFQLIKREVVEMIKTQPPSLELKGLDEDAGPQIRKLYAELAQLWPNGFMDNHGIKRAICRAKERRRALYTKHKEQEKIKRKKMLVPKIEETVRVETNSIAQPQPMRERLSTETGSHGLTSANRPLPCTTAAVRAHSPSTNGPLNLDKIKQEKLKGTSSNSLDDARVSDGGVTKKKVKRKPEIELHETNFRPDKLPSQQGEEKHKPLKQAAALPPKSNIQSTALPSVEQSS; translated from the exons atggaggaagagaagaagaaggctTCTGCTTCTGCTTCTGCTTCTGCTTCTGTTGGTGGTGGCGAATCTTCGGCGTCGAGGGCTTCGTCGTCGTTCGTGAAGGCCGGTGACCGGCAAATGTTCACGGTGGAGCTCCGACCCGGCGAGACCACCATAGTCTCCTGGAAGAAGCTCCTGAAAGACGCTAACAAGGTCAATGGATCCGCCTCCACCTCCGCTCCTGAACCTCCCGCCAACGCTCACCCCGCCCTCGAGTCCCGCCTCGCTCCg GGACAACCGACTGAAAATGAAGTGACTGATGAACCTGGTCCGCATCGTTTTAGTGCTGTTATTGAGAAGATCGAACGTCTCTACATG GGTAAGGATAGTAGTGATGATGAAGATCAACGTGATCTTCCTGATGATGATCAGTATGATACAGAAGACTCTTTCATAGATGATGCTGAGCTG GATGAATATTTCGAAGTTGATAACTCAGCAATAAAACATGATGGTTTTTTTGTTAATAGGGGGAAGTTAGAACGCAT AAACGAACCTGCTGTATTACCTAATCAGCAACCAAAGAAAAGGCGCAGAAGAGATTTGGAAAAGGGTCATGTTGAAAATGATGATCATCATGCACCATCTAAACATGTAAAGAAGGGCAAGTCGGCAGCCACAAAGATAGCAGCAATGTTTATGAAGGACTCTACTAGTCCCTCACAAAATTTGGCTGTAACAAGTGAACAGTTTCAAGATGTGAAATTTCAGAATCAATTAAGTGCTCCTGGAATTCCTTCCAAAAAGAAATCTGTTGATACTAAAACGGCATTTGATCCTTCCTTAAAAGCATCTAATGGCGATGCTTCTGTATCCCTAGCAGAAGTCAGGGATATTGATAAGCAGAAGGCTGGAGCTGTTCATTCTAAGAACCTTGGTGACAAATTGAAAGATGCAAGTGGACCCTTTGACACTTCACACCAAAAATACATGGACAAAAGTGCTTATGCACAATCTAAATCTCTATCTGGAAAACCCTTGAACAATGTTGATCAGTTGGAATCATCAATTAggccaaaagaaaagaatggcaTTCGTGAACTGTCTGATAATAATTTCTCAGAGGACAAGTATGCAACCGTGCAAACAACA AAGGTAACACACAGAAAGGATGGTTCTAATGTTAGGCCAAAAAGCTCACTCGAAAAGGCCATTAGGGAGTTAGAGAAGATGGTTGCTGAAT CAAGGCCACCAGCTGTGGATAATCAAGAGGCAGATAATTCATCCCAGGGAGTTAAAAGGAGATTACCTAGAGAAATAAAGCTGAAGCTTGCTAAAGTTGCTAGATTAGCG CAAGCAAGCCAAGGGAGAATATCAAAGGAGTTACTTAACCGTCTAATGAGTATTCTTGGTCATCTAATTCAGCTCAGAACATTGAAG AGAAACTTGAAAGTCATGATTAGTATGGGTCTTTCAGCAAAACAGGAGAAAGATGATAGGTTTCAACTGATAAAGAGGGAAGTAGTTGAGATGATTAAGACACAGCCACCCTCTTTGGAGTTGAAG GGGCTGGATGAAGATGCGGGTCCACAAATTAGAAAGTTATATGCTGAG CTTGCGCAATTGTGGCCAAATGGTTTCATGGACAACCATGGGATAAAACGAGCAATTTGTAgggcaaaagagagaaggaGGGCATTGTACACCAAACATAAG GAACAGGAGAAAatcaagaggaagaagatgttGGTACCTAAAATAGAGGAGACTGTTCGAGTTGAGACTAATTCAATAGCACAGCCGCAGCCTATGCGTGAGCGCTTATCTACTGAAACTGGCAGTCATGGGTTAACTTCAGCAAACAGGCCTCTCCCTTGTACAACTGCAGCAGTCAGGGCGCACAGTCCCTCTACGAATGGTCCTCTTAACCTGGACAAGATAAAACAAGAAAAGTTGAAGGGAACATCAAGCAATTCGCTGGATGATGCAAGGGTGTCTGATGGTGGAGTGACAAAGAAGAAGGTAAAGAGGAAGCCGGAAATCGAGTTGCATGAAACTAATTTCCGTCCAGATAAGTTACCTTCCCAACAGGGAGAAGAAAAACACAAGCCCCTCAAGCAGGCTGCAGCTCTTCCCCCAAAATCAAACATTCAGTCAACTGCGCTTCCAAGTGTTGAACAGTCCAGCTGA
- the LOC115959784 gene encoding ubinuclein-1-like isoform X1 yields the protein MEEEKKKASASASASASVGGGESSASRASSSFVKAGDRQMFTVELRPGETTIVSWKKLLKDANKVNGSASTSAPEPPANAHPALESRLAPGQPTENEVTDEPGPHRFSAVIEKIERLYMGKDSSDDEDQRDLPDDDQYDTEDSFIDDAELDEYFEVDNSAIKHDGFFVNRGKLERINEPAVLPNQQPKKRRRRDLEKGHVENDDHHAPSKHVKKGKSAATKIAAMFMKDSTSPSQNLAVTSEQFQDVKFQNQLSAPGIPSKKKSVDTKTAFDPSLKASNGDASVSLAEVRDIDKQKAGAVHSKNLGDKLKDASGPFDTSHQKYMDKSAYAQSKSLSGKPLNNVDQLESSIRPKEKNGIRELSDNNFSEDKYATVQTTKVTHRKDGSNVRPKSSLEKAIRELEKMVAESRPPAVDNQEADNSSQGVKRRLPREIKLKLAKVARLAQASQGRISKELLNRLMSILGHLIQLRTLKRNLKVMISMGLSAKQEKDDRFQLIKREVVEMIKTQPPSLELKAFGQQAGASDDFQELCSEEKGVLKKKFIMDVAMEDKICDLYDLFVDGLDEDAGPQIRKLYAELAQLWPNGFMDNHGIKRAICRAKERRRALYTKHKEQEKIKRKKMLVPKIEETVRVETNSIAQPQPMRERLSTETGSHGLTSANRPLPCTTAAVRAHSPSTNGPLNLDKIKQEKLKGTSSNSLDDARVSDGGVTKKKVKRKPEIELHETNFRPDKLPSQQGEEKHKPLKQAAALPPKSNIQSTALPSVEQSS from the exons atggaggaagagaagaagaaggctTCTGCTTCTGCTTCTGCTTCTGCTTCTGTTGGTGGTGGCGAATCTTCGGCGTCGAGGGCTTCGTCGTCGTTCGTGAAGGCCGGTGACCGGCAAATGTTCACGGTGGAGCTCCGACCCGGCGAGACCACCATAGTCTCCTGGAAGAAGCTCCTGAAAGACGCTAACAAGGTCAATGGATCCGCCTCCACCTCCGCTCCTGAACCTCCCGCCAACGCTCACCCCGCCCTCGAGTCCCGCCTCGCTCCg GGACAACCGACTGAAAATGAAGTGACTGATGAACCTGGTCCGCATCGTTTTAGTGCTGTTATTGAGAAGATCGAACGTCTCTACATG GGTAAGGATAGTAGTGATGATGAAGATCAACGTGATCTTCCTGATGATGATCAGTATGATACAGAAGACTCTTTCATAGATGATGCTGAGCTG GATGAATATTTCGAAGTTGATAACTCAGCAATAAAACATGATGGTTTTTTTGTTAATAGGGGGAAGTTAGAACGCAT AAACGAACCTGCTGTATTACCTAATCAGCAACCAAAGAAAAGGCGCAGAAGAGATTTGGAAAAGGGTCATGTTGAAAATGATGATCATCATGCACCATCTAAACATGTAAAGAAGGGCAAGTCGGCAGCCACAAAGATAGCAGCAATGTTTATGAAGGACTCTACTAGTCCCTCACAAAATTTGGCTGTAACAAGTGAACAGTTTCAAGATGTGAAATTTCAGAATCAATTAAGTGCTCCTGGAATTCCTTCCAAAAAGAAATCTGTTGATACTAAAACGGCATTTGATCCTTCCTTAAAAGCATCTAATGGCGATGCTTCTGTATCCCTAGCAGAAGTCAGGGATATTGATAAGCAGAAGGCTGGAGCTGTTCATTCTAAGAACCTTGGTGACAAATTGAAAGATGCAAGTGGACCCTTTGACACTTCACACCAAAAATACATGGACAAAAGTGCTTATGCACAATCTAAATCTCTATCTGGAAAACCCTTGAACAATGTTGATCAGTTGGAATCATCAATTAggccaaaagaaaagaatggcaTTCGTGAACTGTCTGATAATAATTTCTCAGAGGACAAGTATGCAACCGTGCAAACAACA AAGGTAACACACAGAAAGGATGGTTCTAATGTTAGGCCAAAAAGCTCACTCGAAAAGGCCATTAGGGAGTTAGAGAAGATGGTTGCTGAAT CAAGGCCACCAGCTGTGGATAATCAAGAGGCAGATAATTCATCCCAGGGAGTTAAAAGGAGATTACCTAGAGAAATAAAGCTGAAGCTTGCTAAAGTTGCTAGATTAGCG CAAGCAAGCCAAGGGAGAATATCAAAGGAGTTACTTAACCGTCTAATGAGTATTCTTGGTCATCTAATTCAGCTCAGAACATTGAAG AGAAACTTGAAAGTCATGATTAGTATGGGTCTTTCAGCAAAACAGGAGAAAGATGATAGGTTTCAACTGATAAAGAGGGAAGTAGTTGAGATGATTAAGACACAGCCACCCTCTTTGGAGTTGAAG GCATTTGGGCAGCAAGCAGGAGCATCGGATGATTTTCAAGAACTTTGTTCTGAAGAAAAAGgagtccttaaaaaaaaatttattatggaTGTTGCTATGGAGGACAAGATTTGTGATCTTTATGACCTTTTTGTTGAT GGGCTGGATGAAGATGCGGGTCCACAAATTAGAAAGTTATATGCTGAG CTTGCGCAATTGTGGCCAAATGGTTTCATGGACAACCATGGGATAAAACGAGCAATTTGTAgggcaaaagagagaaggaGGGCATTGTACACCAAACATAAG GAACAGGAGAAAatcaagaggaagaagatgttGGTACCTAAAATAGAGGAGACTGTTCGAGTTGAGACTAATTCAATAGCACAGCCGCAGCCTATGCGTGAGCGCTTATCTACTGAAACTGGCAGTCATGGGTTAACTTCAGCAAACAGGCCTCTCCCTTGTACAACTGCAGCAGTCAGGGCGCACAGTCCCTCTACGAATGGTCCTCTTAACCTGGACAAGATAAAACAAGAAAAGTTGAAGGGAACATCAAGCAATTCGCTGGATGATGCAAGGGTGTCTGATGGTGGAGTGACAAAGAAGAAGGTAAAGAGGAAGCCGGAAATCGAGTTGCATGAAACTAATTTCCGTCCAGATAAGTTACCTTCCCAACAGGGAGAAGAAAAACACAAGCCCCTCAAGCAGGCTGCAGCTCTTCCCCCAAAATCAAACATTCAGTCAACTGCGCTTCCAAGTGTTGAACAGTCCAGCTGA